A window of the Cynocephalus volans isolate mCynVol1 chromosome 10, mCynVol1.pri, whole genome shotgun sequence genome harbors these coding sequences:
- the CARMIL2 gene encoding capping protein, Arp2/3 and myosin-I linker protein 2, whose amino-acid sequence MAQTPDGISCELRGEITRFLWPKEAELLLKTWLPREGAERSHILALLRWRAYLLHTCLPLRVDCTFSYLEVQAMALQETPPQVTFELESLPKLVLEFPGVAALEQLAQHVAAAIRKVFPRSTLGKLFRKPTPPSMLARLERSSPSKSTASSSPCGGFLETYEALCDYNGFPFREEIQWDVDTIYHRQGCRHFSLGDFSHLGSRDLALSVAALSYNLWFRCLSCVDMKLSLEVSEQILHMMSQSSYLEELVLETCGLKGDFVRRLAQALAGHSSSGLRELSLAGNLLDDRGVAALSRHLEHRPGALRRLSLAQTGLTPRGMRALGRALATNAAFNSALTHLDLSGNPGALGASEDSGGLYGFLSRPNVLSFLNLADTDTALDTLFAALSSGCCASLTHLDASRNVFSRTKSRATPAALQLFLSRAGMLRHLGLAGCKLPPDALRALLDGLALNTHIHDLHLDLSACELRSAGAQVIQDLVCDVGALSSLDLADNGFGSDMVTLVLAIGRSRSLRHVTLGRNFNVRCKETLDDVLHRIVQLMQDDDCPLQSLSVAESRLKLGASVLLRALGTNPNLTALDISGNAMGDAGAKMLAKALRVNTRLRSVVWDRNHTSALGLLDVAQALEQNHSLKAMPVPLNDVAQAQRSRPELTARAVHQIQACLLRNNRADPASSDRASRLQPLGLVSDPSDQEVNELCQSVQEHVELLGCGAGPQGEAAVHQAEDAIQNANFFLSILPILNEAGSSPSHHWQLQQKLEGLLGQVGEVCRQDIQDFTQATLDTTRSLCPGMLQGPGWREQLEGVLVGSRGLPELLPEQLLHDVFTRLRDIRLSVTGTLAESIVAQALADLSAAQDRLVESLAQQATAAMPPALPALDGGEPSPLEPGELEGLFFPEEEKKEEEEEKEKEEKNDSSAQKWPELSHFHLIPSNHSAAEEPEPEPELAAPGEDAEPQAGPSARGSPSPAAPGPLAGPLPRMALPPAGQPLRHPTRARPRPRRQHHHRPPPGGPQVPPALPQEGNGLSARVDEGVEEFFSKRLIQQDRLWAPEEDPATEGGATPVPRTLRKKLGTLFAFKKPRSTRGPRPDLETSPGAAPRTRKTTLGDLLRPPARPGRGEEPGGAEGDTSSPDPARRSRPRYTRDSKAYSMILLPAEEEEEATPGARPDKRRPLERGDTELAPSFEQRVQVMLQRIGVSRGSGGAEGKRKQSKDGEIKKAGSDGDIMDSSTETPPISIKSRTHSVSADPSCRPGPGSHGPESTTWKTLGQQLNAELRGRGWGQQDGPGPPTPCPSPRASPSPDSLGLPEDPCLGPRNEERPLRLQRSPVLKRRPKLEAPLSPSLGSGLGTEPLPPQPTDPSNPEQSPPSPATDQRGGGPNP is encoded by the exons ATGGCCCAGACCCCCGACGGTATATCCTGTGAGCTGCGAG GCGAGATCACCAGGTTCCTGTGGCCCAAGGAGGCGGAGCTGCTGTTGAAAACCTGGCTACCCCGGGAGGGTGCTGAGCGAAGTCATATCCTG GCGCTGCTACGATGGAGAGCCTACCTGCTCCACACCTGCCTGCCCCTGAGG GTGGACTGCACGTTCAGCTACCTGGAAGTCCAGGCCATGGCACTGCAGGAAACACCGCCTCAG GTCACCTTTGAGCTGGAGTCCCTGCCCAAACTGGTCCTGGAGTTTCCTGGTGTGGCTGCCTTGGAGCAGCTGGCCCAGCATGTGGCTGCAGCCATAAGGAAGGTCTTCCCTCGCTCGACCCTTGG GAAGCTATTCCGGAAGCCCACGCCCCCCTCAATGTTGGCTCGGCTGGAGAGAAGCAGCCCCTCAAAGTCCACCGCATCCAGCAGCCCCTGTG GTGGCTTCTTGGAGACATACGAGGCTCTGTGTGACTACAATGGCTTCCCTTTCCGAGAGGAGATTCAGTGG GATGTGGACACCATCTACCATCGACAGGGCTGCCGCCATTTCAGCCTGGGAGACTTCAGCCACCTTGGCAGTCG gGACCTGGCCTTGAGCGTAGCTGCTCTGTCCTACAACCTGTGGTTCCGGTGCCTTTCCTGTGTGGACATGAAGCTG AGCCTTGAGGTTTCAGAACAGATTCTGCACATGATGAGCCAGTCGTCCTACCTGGAGGAGCTGGTGCTGGAGACCTGTGGCCTCAAGGG AGACTTTGTCCGGCGACTGGCCCAGGCACTAGCAGGACACTCGAGCTCTGGGCTGCGGGAGCTCAGCCTGGCAGGGAACCTGCTGGATGACAGAG GTGTGGCTGCGCTCAGCAGACACCTAGAGCATCGTCCAGGAGCCCTGAGGAGACTCAGCCTCGCGCAGACAGGGTTGACTCCGCGAG GAATGAGGGCTCTGGGCCGGGCATTGGCCACCAATGCTGCTTTCAATTCTGCCCTGACCCACCTGGACCTTTCTGGGAACCCCGGGGCTCTGGGGGCCTCCGAGGACAGTGGG GGCCTCTATGGTTTCCTGAGCCGGCCTAATGTTCTGTCCTTCCTGAACCTCGCAGACACTGACACTGCTCTGGACACT CTCTTCGCAGCGCTGTCCAGCGGCTGCTGCGCTAGCCTAACCCACCTGGACGCCTCAAGGAATGTCTTCTCCCGCAC GAAGTCCCGGGCCACGCCGGCTGCGCTGCAGCTCTTCCTCAGCCGCGCGGGGATGCTGCGGCACCTGGGCCTGGCGGGCTGCAAGCTGCCGCCTGACGCGCTCAG GGCCCTTTTAGATGGTCTGGCGCTCAACACGCACATCCACGACCTGCATCTGGACCTCAGTGCTTGTGAG CTGCGCTCGGCAGGCGCCCAGGTGATACAAGATTTAGTGTGTGACGTGGGCGCCCTGAGCTCCCTGGATCTGGCAGATAACG GCTTCGGCTCAGACATGGTGACTCTGGTCCTGGCCATTGGGAGGAGCCGGTCCCTGAGACATGTGACGCTTGGAAGGAACTTCAACGTCCGGTGCAA GGAGACCCTGGACGACGTCCTGCACCGGATTGTTCAGCTCATGCAGGACGACGACTGT CCTCTGCAGTCTCTGTCCGTGGCCGAGTCGCGGCTGAAGCTGGGCGCCAGCGTCCTGCTCCGGGCCCTGGGCACCAATCCTAACCTGACAGCGCTGGATATCAGCGGCAACGCCATGGGGGACGCGGGCGCCAAGATGCTGGCCAAGGCGCTGCGGGTCAACACGCGGCTCCG GTCTGTGGTCTGGGACCGGAACCACACATCTGCTCTGGGACTGCTGGACGTGGCGCAGGCTCTGGAGCAGAACCACAGCCTAAAGGCCATGCCTGTGCCACTGAACGACGTGGCACAGGCTCAGCGGAGCCGCCCAGAATTGACAGCACGTGCAGTCCATCAG ATCCAAGCTTGTCTCTTGAGGAACAATCGCGCAGACCCCGCCTCTTCTGACCGCGCGTCCCGACTTCAGCCTCTGGGTCTGGTCTCAGACCCCTCGGATCAG GAAGTGAATGAACTGTGTCAGTCAGTACAGGAGCATGTggagctgctgggctgtggggcTGGGCCCCAGGGTGAAGCCGCTGTGCACCAGGCCGAGGATGCCATCCAGAACGCCAACTTCTTTCTCAGC ATTCTCCCCATTCTAAATGAGGCTGGGAGTTCCCCAAGCCATCACTGGCAGCTGCAGCAGAAGCTAGAGGGCCTCCTGGGACAGGTGGGCGAGGTCTGCCGCCAGGACATCCAG GACTTCACACAGGCCACACTTGACACAACAAGGAGCCTCTGCCCAGGGATGCTGCAGGGACCTGGCTGGAGGGAGCAGCTAGAAGGGGTCCTGGTGGGCTCAAGGGGCCTCCCAGAGTTGCTCCCAGAACAGTTGCTGCATGATGTCTTCACTAGGCTCAG GGATATACGGCTATCAGTCACAGGGACCTTGGCAGAGAGCATTGTGGCTCAGGCTCTGGCTGATCTGAGTGCAGCCCAGGATCGGCTG GTGGAGAGTCTGGCTCAGCAGGCAACAGCGGCAATGCCCCCTGCCCTACCGGCATTGGATGGAGGTGAGCCCAGCCCCCTTGAGCCCGGGGAATTGGAAGGTCTTTTCTTccctgaggaagagaaaaaagaggaggaggaggagaaagagaaagaggagaag AATGACAGTTCTGCACAGAAATGGCCTGAGCTCAGCCACTTTCACCTGATTCCCTCCAATCACA GTGCTGCTGAGGAGCCGGAGCCGGAGCCAGAGCTGGCGGCTCCGGGGGAAGATGCGGAGCCGCAGGCGGGGCCTTCCGCTCGCGGCTCCCCGAGTCCCGCCGCCCCGGGTCCCCTGGCCGGCCCACTGCCTCGCATGGCCCTGCCACCCGCCGGGCAGCCCCTGCGCCATCCGACCCGGGCCCGGCCGCGGCCGCGCCGCCAGCACCACCACCGCCCGCCGCCCGGGGGCCCCCAG GTGCCCCCAGCCCTGCCGCAGGAAGGGAATGGGCTCAGTGCCCGCGTGGATGAGGGCGTGGAGGAATTCTTCTCCAAAAGGTTGATCCAGCAGGATCGCCT CTGGGCCCCCGAGGAGGACCCGGCCACCGAAGGGGGTGCCACTCCTGTGCCCCGTACATTGAGAAAGAAGCTGGGTACCCTCTTTGCCTTCAAGAAGCCTCGTTCAACGCGGGGTCCACGGCCTGATCTAGAGACCAGCCCTGGGGCAGCTCCCCGCACCCGAAAAACCACACTTGGGGATCTGCTGCGGCCACCAGCCCGTCCAGGTCGTGGTGAGGAGCCTGGTGGGGCTGAGGGGGACACCAGCAGCCCTGACCCTGCCCGCAGGAGTCGGCCTCGCTACACACGGGACAGCAAGGCCTACTCCATGATACTGCTACctgctgaggaggaggaagaggccacACCGGGTGCCAGACCCGATAAG CGGCGACCCCTGGAGCGGGGAGACACAGAGCTTGCCCCATCCTTTGAACAGCGGGTACAAGTGATGTTGCAGAGGATTGGTGTAAGCCGAGGCAGTGGGGGTGCTgaaggcaagaggaagcaa AGCAAAGATGGCGAGATCAAGAAAGCTGGCTCGGATG GTGACATTATGGACAGTTCCACGGAGACCCCTCCCATCTCAATCAAGTCCCGCACCCACTCTGTGTCTGCCG ACCCCTCGTGCAGACCTGGCCCAGGGAGCCATGGGCCTGAGTCCACCACCTGGAAGACACTGGGGCAGCAGCTGAATGCAGAGCTCAGGGGCCGTGGTTGGGGCCAACAGGATGGTCCAGGGCCCCCCACCCCTTGCCCCAGCCCAagagccagcccctccccagacAGCCTGGGCCTCCCTGAGGACCCTTGCTTGGGCCCTAGGAATGAAG AACGGCCCCTGCGGCTGCAGCGCTCTCCTGTCCTCAAGCGTAGGCCGAAGCTTGAGGCACCCCTGTCTCCAAGCCTAG GATCTGGCCTTGGGACCGAGCCTCTGCCCCCACAGCCCACAGATCCCTCCAACCCTGAGCAGAGCCCACCCTCCCCAGCCACAGACCAAAGAGGCGGCGGCCCCAACCCCTGA